A genomic segment from Pseudomonadota bacterium encodes:
- a CDS encoding inositol-3-phosphate synthase, translating into MGKIRIGIVGVGNCASALIQGLSYYSKKRDELIGLMHFEICGYKAEDIEVVAAFDIDKRKVGKSLKDAIFALPNCTKLIDRDIIQPDVTVSMGHVLDGVSPHMKDYPENRIFLVSDEKPVDIIKILKDRNVEILINYLPVGSENAARFYAECCLESGTSLINCIPVFIASDKNWAERFKQKGIPVIGDDVKSQIGATIIHRSLIKLFDDRGVKIDRTYQLNTGGNTDFLNMLNQDRLVSKKISKTEAVQSLLDVPMPAENIHIGPSDYVPWQNDNKVCFMRIEGRIFGDIPINMELRLSVEDSPNSGGCIIDAIRCCKVARDRKAAGVLESISAYTMKHPIKQFPDNIARNMVEEFIRGERER; encoded by the coding sequence ATGGGTAAGATACGCATCGGAATTGTTGGAGTCGGCAACTGCGCTAGTGCTCTTATACAGGGTCTTAGTTATTACTCAAAGAAAAGAGATGAACTTATAGGTCTTATGCATTTCGAGATCTGCGGTTACAAAGCTGAAGATATAGAAGTTGTTGCAGCATTTGACATTGACAAAAGAAAAGTCGGCAAATCCCTTAAAGATGCAATATTTGCTTTACCGAATTGTACAAAGCTTATCGACAGGGATATTATTCAACCGGATGTAACCGTTTCTATGGGACATGTATTGGATGGCGTTTCTCCGCATATGAAGGATTATCCTGAAAACAGGATTTTTCTGGTGTCCGATGAAAAGCCTGTGGATATCATAAAAATATTAAAAGATAGAAATGTGGAGATCCTTATAAATTACCTTCCAGTTGGTTCTGAAAATGCGGCGAGGTTTTATGCGGAATGCTGTCTTGAAAGCGGGACAAGTTTGATTAATTGTATACCTGTATTTATTGCTTCAGATAAGAACTGGGCAGAGAGGTTCAAGCAAAAAGGCATACCCGTAATAGGCGATGATGTAAAATCTCAAATCGGTGCAACAATCATACATAGGAGTCTAATTAAGCTCTTTGATGACAGGGGTGTTAAAATCGACAGGACATACCAATTGAATACTGGTGGAAATACTGATTTTTTGAATATGCTTAATCAGGATAGGCTTGTATCAAAGAAGATATCAAAAACCGAAGCAGTTCAATCATTGTTGGACGTGCCTATGCCAGCTGAGAATATTCATATCGGTCCCTCAGATTATGTTCCCTGGCAAAATGACAATAAAGTCTGTTTTATGAGGATAGAGGGCAGAATTTTTGGCGACATTCCGATTAACATGGAACTCAGGCTGTCCGTTGAGGATTCGCCAAACAGCGGAGGCTGCATTATAGATGCAATAAGATGCTGCAAGGTGGCGAGAGATAGAAAAGCAGCCGGTGTGCTCGAGTCAATTTCGGCTTATACTATGAAACATCCGATTAAACAATTTCCGGATAATATCGCAAGAAACATGGTCGAGGAATTCATAAGGGGTGAAAGGGAGAGATAG
- a CDS encoding Fe-S-containing hydro-lyase, whose amino-acid sequence MEISRITTPLSEGVIEKLKAGEKVFLNGYIYTARDAAHKRFVEALIKGENLPIEIKDQIIYYCGPSPASPGKVIGACGPTTSSRMDAYAPMLISMGLKGMIGKGRRSQAVKDAIRQYKSIYFGATGGAGALLSKCVLSSVVMAYEELGPEAVRRLEVKDLPLFVINDIHGNDLYDAGIKKYKR is encoded by the coding sequence ATGGAGATAAGCCGTATTACGACACCTTTATCTGAAGGCGTGATTGAAAAACTGAAAGCAGGAGAAAAGGTTTTTTTAAACGGGTATATATATACTGCACGTGATGCTGCACATAAGAGATTTGTTGAAGCCTTAATAAAGGGTGAGAACCTCCCGATTGAGATAAAGGATCAGATTATCTATTATTGCGGTCCTTCTCCTGCATCTCCTGGGAAAGTGATAGGCGCTTGTGGTCCCACTACAAGCTCAAGGATGGATGCATATGCACCGATGCTAATATCTATGGGACTCAAAGGGATGATCGGAAAGGGAAGGAGGTCACAGGCGGTAAAAGATGCTATCAGGCAATACAAAAGCATTTATTTTGGAGCAACAGGTGGTGCAGGAGCTCTTCTTTCCAAATGTGTTTTGTCTTCCGTGGTTATGGCTTATGAAGAGCTTGGACCTGAAGCTGTCAGGAGGCTGGAAGTTAAGGATTTGCCGCTATTTGTAATAAACGATATACATGGTAATGACTTATATGATGCAGGAATAAAAAAATATAAAAGATAA
- a CDS encoding fumarate hydratase, protein MREIHTDDIVSALERLFIDANINLTDDVCKALKKAAEIEESQIGRDVIRELINNANLAGSEKIPICQDTGLAVTFMEIGQDVHIIGDVLEDAVNEGVRRAYKNGYLRKSCCEPFTRKNTNDNTPAILHVKIVPGDRIKIVVLPKGGGSENYSEVRMLIPSEGKEGVKAFVLEMVNKGGPNPCPPIIVGVGIGGNFETSALLSKEALMIPVGVRNDDLSIASFETEILEEINKTGIGPQGYGGTVTALDVHIKMLPCHIASFPVAVNIQCYAHRVRGAII, encoded by the coding sequence ATGAGAGAGATTCATACAGATGATATTGTATCTGCCTTGGAAAGATTGTTCATAGATGCAAATATAAATTTAACGGATGATGTCTGTAAGGCTCTTAAAAAAGCAGCAGAAATTGAGGAATCTCAAATAGGCAGAGATGTGATCCGGGAACTTATCAATAATGCCAACCTTGCTGGAAGCGAAAAAATACCTATCTGTCAGGATACCGGACTTGCTGTGACATTTATGGAAATAGGGCAGGATGTGCATATAATCGGAGACGTCCTTGAAGATGCGGTGAATGAAGGTGTGAGAAGGGCATATAAGAATGGATATTTACGAAAGTCCTGCTGCGAACCCTTTACCCGGAAAAATACCAATGATAACACCCCGGCTATCCTGCATGTAAAGATTGTACCTGGAGACCGTATAAAGATTGTTGTGCTTCCGAAGGGCGGCGGCAGTGAGAACTACAGCGAAGTTAGGATGCTTATTCCGTCGGAAGGAAAAGAGGGTGTAAAAGCTTTTGTTCTGGAGATGGTAAACAAAGGCGGGCCCAATCCATGTCCGCCGATTATTGTAGGTGTTGGGATAGGGGGCAACTTCGAGACATCTGCACTCCTTTCAAAGGAAGCTCTGATGATTCCTGTTGGTGTGCGGAATGATGATCTATCCATTGCATCCTTTGAGACCGAGATTCTTGAGGAAATCAACAAAACCGGCATTGGGCCTCAAGGTTATGGGGGTACGGTTACAGCTCTTGATGTCCATATAAAGATGCTGCCCTGTCATATTGCATCATTCCCTGTGGCAGTGAATATCCAGTGTTATGCACACAGGGTCAGGGGGGCTATAATTTAA